The Gammaproteobacteria bacterium DNA segment GAGCCGCGACGGGACCGTGGAAGGGGCCGATGCGCTCGATGCGCAGCCGCAGGAGCCCGCGCCGTCGGCAGAGCAGCTCGTGACGCAGAGCCCGTCCGACCGCCGCATCCAAGGGTTGCCGAACGCGGCGGAGGTGCCGCCCGCCGCCTCCGCTCGGACCGCGGCGGCGATGCTGGACCGCGCCGCGCAGCAAACGCTCGCGATGGAAATCGACGCGCGCGCCGCGCTGCCGGACGGTGACGACAGCGATCGGCTGCCGTCGCCGACGACGCGCGAATCGATCCTCGCCGCGTATCTCGACGGGTGGCGACGGCGCGTCGAGCGGGTCGGCACCGCGAACTTCCCGGCGGCGCTCGTCGGGCAAGCGGGCCTCGCCCGGCCGACGCTCGAGGTCGCGATCACCGCGGACGGCCGGCTCGAAGACATCGTCGTGCGCCGTTCGTCCGGCGATCCGCGTCTCGACCAGGCGGCGTTGACGATCCTGCGCCTCGCCGCGCCTTTCGAGCCGCTCCCCGCCGAGATCAAGGCGCAGTACGACGTCCTTCG contains these protein-coding regions:
- a CDS encoding TonB family protein — translated: MTADRLSSTLFVAALAHGVLILGVTFTSGPLDESGAPPSLNVTLVVDTNALDRPPEDTEWLAQVNQTGGGRAADGLRPTTTLAGSAPASRDGTVEGADALDAQPQEPAPSAEQLVTQSPSDRRIQGLPNAAEVPPAASARTAAAMLDRAAQQTLAMEIDARAALPDGDDSDRLPSPTTRESILAAYLDGWRRRVERVGTANFPAALVGQAGLARPTLEVAITADGRLEDIVVRRSSGDPRLDQAALTILRLAAPFEPLPAEIKAQYDVLRFAYEWDFSGGTAGVKAR